The genomic stretch CCGGGCCCAGCTCGGCCACGCCGAAGCGCTCGGGCTCAGGCACCTTGACCAGCATGATCTGAGCGTTGGGGCGCTCAACGCGGAACTCCTCCACCAGCGGGGTGATGCCGTCCAGGATGAGGTTGTCGCCCAGGTACATGACGAAGTCGTCGTCGCCGAGGAAGCGCTCGGCGGTGAGCACCGCGTGGGCCAGGCCGAGCGGCGCCTCCTGCCGGATGTAGGTGACGTCGGCGCCCCAGGGCGACCCGTCGCCCACGCTGGCTTGGATCTCGGCCGCGGTGTCGCCCACGATCATGCCGATGTCGGACACCCCGGCTGCGACCAGCGACTCGAGCACGAAGTGCAGGATCGGCTTGTTGCCGACCGGCACGAGCTGCTTCGCGCTGGTGTGGGTGATCGGGCGCAGGCGGGTGCCGGAGCCGCCGGCAAGGACGAGTGCCTTCACGACACGCTGGTCGGCGCAGGGTCGAGGTGGAACGACGAGCCGACAGTGAGCACCAGCACGCCCTTGACCGCCGCGGTGGAGTTGGACGGGGCCTTGATGACCTTGACCTGCGGTCCGAGCAGGGCGCCGAGCAGCTGCGCCTGCTGGGTGAGCTTGGTCGGGTAGGTGAGGATCGAGGCGGCGCCGGTGGGTGCCGACGCGTTCGCCGTCGTGATCACCCGCACGCCGTAGCTTTCCAGGGCGTCGGCGGCCTTGCGCGCCGCGCCCTGGACGCTGCCGCCGTTCAGCACCACCAGGCGGGTGTCCTTGATGGTCGGGCTCCCGGTGGGGAGCCCCAGCGGCGGCAGCGTCCTGGCGTCCTCGCGGATCGCCCTCATCAGGATGGGCGCCTCGGGCGAGGTGTAGACGAAGGAGGGGCCGGGATAGCTCGGGAACACCCGCATGTCGATCGAGCCCGAGGAGATCCCCCGCATCCGCCTGGCCAGCGAGAGCGCGTCCCCGGCCTTGAACGTGTCGTCGGTCTTCACGTGGTCGGACAGCAGGTCGGCGATGCTCTTCATCTTGGGCAGGTTGACGAGGTTGCCGGTCGACGACAGCTTGGCGATCAGCGCCTTCATGAACGCCTGCTGGCGGCCGATGCGGCCGAAGTCGGAGTCGATGTGGCGGGCGCGCACGTAGGCGAGGGCGCCGACCCCGTCCATCAGGCGGCAGGTGTGGGCGGGCAGGTGGAGGTTGGCGTAGGAGTCGTCCCAGTTCTTGCCAGTCGGGTTGCAGAGCCTCACACCGCCGACCGAGTCGACCACCTTGAGGAAGCCGGCG from Actinomycetes bacterium encodes the following:
- a CDS encoding LCP family protein yields the protein MNDRRTTTTLRPRRAAPVQDSRTYQVEDERWDQAEVPDAEYRLDNEYRPRSRRRRRRLLRTVALVMAVLLVAGVVGVVVGLRYTDTLIGKGAQKVQGLSGVGRGQPTNILLVGSDSRTGLSRKELGRLQTSEVDGGRTDTIIVIHISPRNGKAVMISIPRDLKVQSDGRTSKINAAYAGGPDQMVRTVEQVTGLAINHYVELDFAGFLKVVDSVGGVRLCNPTGKNWDDSYANLHLPAHTCRLMDGVGALAYVRARHIDSDFGRIGRQQAFMKALIAKLSSTGNLVNLPKMKSIADLLSDHVKTDDTFKAGDALSLARRMRGISSGSIDMRVFPSYPGPSFVYTSPEAPILMRAIREDARTLPPLGLPTGSPTIKDTRLVVLNGGSVQGAARKAADALESYGVRVITTANASAPTGAASILTYPTKLTQQAQLLGALLGPQVKVIKAPSNSTAAVKGVLVLTVGSSFHLDPAPTSVS